In Leptospira langatensis, a genomic segment contains:
- a CDS encoding multiheme c-type cytochrome: protein MRRIILLFGTAFFAVLFFLIACKKEDFYQRHWVFPLESQGSLTQEPDPANCGTCHPRQYGSWKATLHSRALGPGFLWQLPKLGKHSSENCFNCHASNPEVKVAWYKRLGWEKVGASVWETGIKEQGVQCFSCHFRKGKVYGPPRREGANSIFQNSNAPHGGFSAQKEFEESTFCKACHQSPETGRRINGKLLMDVYGQWKSSEFSGQKTQCQNCHMPDRDHEWKGISDPEMVRKGIQASLDFFPKGEGAEFIATLKNLGVGHSFPTYSVPKVYLEINARDRNGVSLKRNHSVIGWMLDLELQNEIFDTRLSPGSSTALRVHLSKEEFEQIKDVQFIVRVDPKEYYKRMFEDNWKARDNFRKEAKSWVLPYLQKALQEVNSAEYELLHLEWRPGS, encoded by the coding sequence TTGCGGAGGATAATTCTTCTCTTTGGGACCGCGTTTTTCGCGGTCCTCTTCTTTCTGATCGCATGCAAGAAAGAGGATTTTTACCAACGGCATTGGGTATTCCCCCTCGAATCCCAAGGCTCGCTCACACAGGAACCTGACCCCGCAAACTGCGGGACCTGCCATCCTCGGCAATACGGTTCTTGGAAGGCGACTCTTCATTCCCGGGCCTTAGGCCCGGGTTTTCTTTGGCAATTACCGAAACTAGGAAAACATTCTTCAGAGAATTGTTTCAACTGCCATGCTTCTAATCCGGAAGTTAAAGTGGCTTGGTATAAGCGCTTGGGCTGGGAGAAGGTGGGCGCATCGGTCTGGGAGACCGGGATAAAGGAACAAGGAGTACAATGCTTTAGTTGTCATTTCCGAAAAGGGAAGGTATATGGACCTCCGAGAAGAGAAGGTGCTAATTCTATATTCCAAAATTCGAATGCACCTCACGGAGGATTCAGCGCTCAAAAAGAATTCGAGGAATCTACATTTTGTAAGGCTTGCCATCAATCTCCGGAAACAGGGCGAAGGATCAACGGAAAGCTCCTGATGGACGTATATGGACAATGGAAGTCTTCGGAGTTCTCAGGCCAAAAGACACAATGCCAGAACTGTCATATGCCGGACAGAGATCATGAATGGAAGGGGATCTCCGATCCGGAAATGGTAAGAAAAGGGATTCAGGCCTCCTTGGATTTCTTTCCAAAGGGAGAAGGAGCCGAATTCATTGCGACCCTAAAGAATCTTGGAGTAGGACATTCCTTTCCCACGTATTCGGTCCCGAAGGTATACTTGGAAATAAATGCCAGAGATAGAAACGGAGTCTCCCTGAAACGGAATCATTCCGTGATCGGTTGGATGTTGGATCTGGAATTGCAGAACGAGATCTTCGATACAAGACTTTCTCCCGGGAGTTCTACAGCTCTTCGGGTGCATCTTTCTAAAGAGGAATTTGAGCAGATCAAAGACGTTCAATTTATAGTAAGAGTAGATCCGAAAGAATATTATAAAAGAATGTTCGAGGATAATTGGAAAGCTAGAGACAATTTTAGGAAGGAGGCAAAGTCATGGGTGCTTCCTTATTTACAGAAGGCTTTGCAAGAGGTAAATTCCGCTGAGTATGAGCTTTTACATTTAGAATGGAGACCTGGATCCTAG
- a CDS encoding sulfurtransferase, whose amino-acid sequence MKYSNFIMRWIYFSFVSLSLGCGNAPEYITLPEKIALLAPVHVFSAQQLSSVSSDDYDLNTYGLITATRLESWRSNWANNRPTGISGKLVILQISSGSFSGSYIRPSTGVKVYQASSASTDYTFFGQTRFNGVLDTETIVPQGANLDSFLKFFGINPASDLIVLAQDTPSDSNLMLTLRAWYTLYYWGIDKAHLAVLNGSASAKISSGDLIGGSSFSTPSSQGAGKIGSLHRDHTIIQATLADVFNAVEGITEPTFENSTPSPEGGVFLLDARTPAEYDGSGTTSGPSNYTCGNTPNCYTPYEGHIKGAKNIPFTSFVDSNKEFLSKSSLAALLSSNGFTEGQTIITYCRTNVRSAITGFATFAILGYPTRFYDGSWVEWGTLAYDSNSNWSNLSANSPWRTDKGIVTNSITYNEGKSGLTNNNIVNLATYFTPARSFAKGTNDIITEDKKYLTDSASSSGGGSSSGGGGNTGGGGGGGNPCGG is encoded by the coding sequence ATGAAATATTCAAATTTTATAATGAGATGGATCTATTTCTCTTTTGTATCGCTTTCTTTGGGATGCGGTAACGCTCCGGAGTATATTACTCTTCCTGAAAAGATCGCTCTTTTGGCCCCAGTGCATGTATTTAGCGCACAACAGTTATCCTCTGTTTCGAGCGATGATTATGATCTGAATACATATGGACTCATTACTGCGACTCGCCTGGAATCTTGGAGATCAAACTGGGCTAACAATCGTCCAACTGGGATCTCGGGTAAACTTGTGATCCTGCAGATCAGTAGCGGAAGTTTTTCCGGTTCGTATATCCGGCCGTCTACGGGAGTGAAGGTCTACCAAGCGTCCAGCGCTTCTACGGATTATACCTTCTTTGGGCAGACTAGATTCAACGGGGTTTTGGATACGGAGACAATCGTACCGCAAGGTGCAAATCTGGACAGCTTCTTGAAATTCTTCGGGATCAATCCTGCAAGCGATCTCATCGTTTTAGCGCAAGATACTCCTTCCGATTCGAATCTAATGCTGACGCTGAGGGCCTGGTATACTCTTTATTATTGGGGAATTGATAAGGCCCATCTTGCAGTCTTGAACGGTTCCGCTTCTGCAAAGATCTCATCGGGAGATCTTATCGGAGGCTCCAGTTTTTCCACACCGAGTTCCCAAGGTGCGGGAAAGATCGGAAGTTTACATAGGGATCATACGATCATCCAAGCAACCTTGGCCGATGTGTTTAACGCAGTGGAAGGGATTACTGAACCCACATTTGAGAACTCCACTCCTTCTCCGGAGGGAGGAGTATTCTTATTGGATGCAAGAACTCCTGCAGAGTATGACGGATCGGGCACCACTAGTGGACCTTCTAATTATACCTGCGGCAATACCCCGAATTGTTATACTCCGTATGAAGGACATATCAAGGGTGCGAAGAATATTCCTTTTACAAGCTTTGTGGACTCGAACAAGGAATTTCTATCCAAGTCTAGCCTAGCGGCCTTACTCAGCAGCAACGGATTTACGGAAGGGCAGACTATCATCACATATTGCAGGACGAACGTAAGATCTGCGATCACAGGATTCGCTACCTTTGCCATTCTAGGATATCCTACAAGATTCTATGACGGGTCTTGGGTAGAATGGGGAACCTTGGCTTATGATAGTAACTCCAATTGGTCCAATCTAAGCGCAAACTCACCTTGGCGTACAGACAAGGGTATAGTCACTAACTCGATCACTTACAATGAGGGGAAGAGCGGATTAACAAATAATAATATAGTGAATCTTGCCACATACTTTACTCCCGCTCGTAGCTTTGCAAAGGGAACAAACGATATCATAACGGAAGACAAGAAATATCTGACTGACTCCGCTTCTTCTAGTGGCGGGGGAAGTAGCAGTGGAGGCGGCGGCAATACCGGCGGCGGTGGGGGCGGAGGCAACCCTTGCGGAGGATAA
- a CDS encoding PaaI family thioesterase, translating to MKSTVRENLSFGSSPDNPDGLQLKITFDEDTKTAYGDYTVPEKFQGSPDVIHPGIIATILDEIMAKINEAMNFKTTTGELTIRFLQPAQVNQPLHLRGWFVKKNKKVIENRAEIENEIGKIVARGKGKYIELDS from the coding sequence ATGAAATCAACGGTTCGGGAAAACCTGAGTTTCGGGTCTAGTCCTGATAATCCGGACGGTCTGCAGTTAAAGATCACCTTTGACGAAGATACAAAGACCGCTTATGGTGACTACACGGTACCTGAGAAATTCCAAGGGTCTCCGGATGTTATCCATCCTGGGATCATCGCTACCATTTTGGACGAAATCATGGCCAAAATCAACGAAGCGATGAATTTTAAGACGACTACAGGCGAATTAACGATTCGCTTTCTACAACCTGCGCAAGTCAATCAACCATTGCATCTTCGCGGTTGGTTCGTAAAGAAGAATAAGAAAGTGATCGAGAACCGCGCTGAGATCGAAAATGAGATCGGCAAGATAGTAGCCCGCGGAAAGGGCAAATACATCGAGCTCGATTCCTGA
- the sufB gene encoding Fe-S cluster assembly protein SufB, whose product MSQALEIINEEDRYYRADNFPKGLTRKVVESISHIKNEPGWLTEFRLEAFKVYESKPMPTWGFFPNFQVDIDEYVHYIGANHKKKKSWDEVDPEVLKSFERLGIPEHERKYLAGIEAMEDSETVYANVKKELTDLGIIFCDIDTAIREYPEIVRKYLGSVVSIGDNKFSALNSSVFSGGSFAYVPKGVKTPMPLQAYFKVSAASSGQYERTLLIAEDGAELEYSEGCSSVQDKGTNFHTAVVELVAHKNSKIFYTTIQNWKKNMYNWTVKRGLCHEAAHITWTDVNIGANTIKYPGIILQGDNSTGDILSLAFAGSGQIQDTGARIIHVGKNTRSNILAKGVSLDGGINSYRGLVKFTTGSSDAYSHVKCDGLMMDDRSQSHAYPYNDVSGQNGTLNYEATVSRIDEDQLFYLQSRGLSEDDAKLLIINGFCEGVTKHLNVEYSVEMTRLIRMILEDGKVIAEHSNSASVIQ is encoded by the coding sequence ATGTCACAAGCACTCGAAATCATAAATGAAGAAGATAGATATTATCGTGCGGATAATTTCCCAAAAGGTCTCACTCGCAAAGTAGTAGAGTCCATCTCACATATTAAGAACGAACCGGGTTGGCTTACTGAATTTCGTTTAGAAGCTTTTAAGGTGTATGAAAGCAAGCCTATGCCTACCTGGGGTTTCTTTCCGAACTTCCAAGTCGATATAGACGAATATGTGCATTATATAGGCGCAAATCATAAGAAGAAGAAATCCTGGGACGAAGTGGATCCTGAGGTCCTGAAGAGTTTCGAGAGACTGGGAATCCCTGAGCACGAGAGAAAGTATCTAGCCGGGATCGAAGCCATGGAAGATTCCGAGACTGTGTACGCTAACGTGAAAAAGGAGCTCACCGATCTCGGGATCATCTTCTGCGATATAGACACTGCGATCCGAGAGTATCCGGAGATCGTACGAAAATATCTAGGCTCCGTTGTTTCTATCGGGGATAACAAATTCTCCGCATTGAATTCCAGCGTATTCTCCGGAGGTTCCTTTGCCTATGTTCCGAAAGGAGTTAAGACTCCTATGCCATTGCAGGCCTACTTCAAAGTAAGTGCGGCTTCTTCCGGACAATATGAGAGAACACTTTTAATTGCAGAAGATGGAGCCGAGCTGGAATACTCCGAAGGCTGTTCTTCCGTGCAAGACAAGGGCACGAATTTCCACACTGCGGTAGTGGAGCTTGTGGCTCATAAGAATTCCAAGATATTCTATACTACCATCCAGAACTGGAAAAAGAACATGTACAACTGGACTGTGAAACGCGGTCTTTGTCATGAAGCTGCCCATATTACCTGGACCGATGTGAATATCGGGGCCAATACGATCAAGTATCCTGGGATCATTCTACAAGGGGATAATTCTACGGGAGATATTCTCTCCTTGGCATTTGCAGGCTCGGGTCAGATCCAGGACACAGGCGCTCGTATCATTCATGTGGGAAAAAACACTCGCAGCAATATCCTTGCGAAAGGGGTGTCTCTGGATGGAGGGATCAACTCTTATAGAGGACTCGTTAAGTTCACTACCGGTTCTTCCGACGCGTATAGCCATGTGAAATGCGACGGTCTCATGATGGACGATCGTTCTCAATCCCATGCATATCCGTACAATGATGTGAGCGGTCAGAATGGTACCTTGAACTATGAGGCGACCGTTTCTAGAATTGATGAGGACCAACTCTTCTATCTTCAGTCCAGAGGTCTTTCCGAGGACGATGCGAAGCTTCTGATCATCAATGGTTTCTGCGAAGGCGTGACCAAACATCTGAATGTGGAATACTCCGTAGAGATGACCCGTTTGATCCGGATGATCCTGGAAGACGGAAAAGTCATCGCTGAACATTCCAATTCCGCTTCGGTAATCCAATAG
- a CDS encoding Cys-rich protein, producing MRLSLFSILVLFLLTFLGTYSCKNPYQQKCQEICGFYVSCVEKQFPNKADLSQKNFFQMECESGCLREQSFAMPCYEAEKTCVGFTRCLLDSGLMD from the coding sequence ATGAGGCTCTCCTTATTTTCGATCCTAGTTCTTTTCCTTCTTACTTTTCTTGGGACCTATTCTTGTAAAAATCCCTATCAGCAAAAATGCCAGGAAATTTGCGGCTTCTATGTTTCCTGTGTAGAGAAGCAGTTCCCGAACAAAGCTGACCTGAGCCAAAAGAATTTCTTCCAAATGGAATGCGAATCCGGCTGCTTGAGAGAGCAAAGTTTCGCCATGCCGTGCTACGAGGCCGAAAAGACCTGCGTAGGCTTTACCCGTTGTCTGTTAGATTCCGGATTGATGGATTGA
- a CDS encoding peroxiredoxin: MPQVTSLAPDFKAEAVIGQQIKEIKLSDYKGKWVVLFFWPLDFTFVCPTEIIEYDAKLDEFKKLGAEVLGVSVDSAFTHLAWKNTPRKQGGLGDIKYPLIADITKSIARDYGVLTEGGVALRGTFVIDPAGVIRQSTINDLPVGRNIDEAIRLVKAFQYVEKHGEVCPANWDEGKKTMKADPEKSKEYFSAVN; this comes from the coding sequence ATGCCTCAAGTTACTTCACTCGCGCCGGACTTTAAAGCGGAAGCCGTGATCGGCCAGCAAATCAAGGAAATCAAACTTTCCGATTATAAGGGAAAGTGGGTTGTTCTCTTCTTCTGGCCATTGGATTTTACTTTTGTTTGTCCGACGGAAATTATCGAATACGATGCGAAACTAGACGAATTCAAGAAACTAGGAGCGGAAGTTCTGGGAGTTTCTGTGGATAGCGCATTCACTCACCTTGCTTGGAAAAACACTCCTCGTAAACAAGGCGGTTTGGGAGACATCAAGTATCCGTTGATTGCGGACATAACCAAATCCATCGCAAGAGATTACGGTGTTCTTACTGAAGGCGGAGTCGCTCTTCGTGGAACCTTCGTGATCGATCCTGCAGGTGTGATCCGTCAATCCACCATCAATGATCTTCCTGTAGGAAGAAATATCGATGAAGCGATCCGTTTGGTGAAAGCTTTCCAATACGTGGAAAAACACGGCGAAGTTTGCCCTGCAAACTGGGACGAAGGAAAGAAAACCATGAAAGCGGACCCAGAAAAGTCCAAAGAATACTTCTCTGCGGTAAACTGA
- a CDS encoding sulfurtransferase — MKNTLIQASLLVVLLGLFGNCGGGGGGSSAGLAALGLGGEGVKVSSASDLVVESSDNYDDNKFGLISATTLRTWVSNWSANKPAGITGNLVIYQANRVGSDSNKSLILPTTGVKVFVAVDGNSPSTYSWKTFRETRSNGAISIPGGDASTGGFGIISGANIDAWFQTYGIDPTKDLIVFASGNGDNYGAIGHQHYISKYWGVDNTHLAVLNGSIKGQFPEAELGNDSDASVPPLDGTFSVKQLKNVDNRVLALSVQDIIDIAKNNGHHSVAGVSQNVYIADVRTKNNSDDISTYTSSAGYQEFWGAENATGTTKTGGGAIAFEGHLKGAVFVPHYNFVDRSTLDNTYSYGASAAGTFATLKFKSKASVKDIWDNYGTSGGPNAGASAWQEGQTVLQYCRTNTRSQTSGLTTALILGRPTAFVEDGWSIFGLLAGGFPSATNFNADVTSGDVYPSVPTEFAPDVQGAVESGARNSGGAPHYNSGVKESTVNYFNINSGAVTTKKVLEDDWSYKNQ, encoded by the coding sequence ATGAAAAATACTCTGATACAAGCGAGCCTCCTAGTAGTTTTGCTGGGATTGTTCGGGAACTGCGGTGGCGGCGGAGGCGGAAGCAGTGCCGGTTTGGCCGCTCTCGGTTTAGGCGGAGAAGGCGTGAAGGTTTCCTCCGCTTCCGATTTGGTAGTGGAATCTTCCGACAACTACGATGACAATAAATTCGGTCTGATCTCAGCGACTACTCTTAGGACTTGGGTCAGCAATTGGTCCGCGAATAAGCCTGCAGGCATCACTGGGAACTTGGTGATCTACCAAGCGAACCGTGTAGGAAGCGATTCGAATAAGAGTTTAATTCTACCTACAACCGGTGTGAAGGTCTTCGTTGCCGTGGACGGTAACTCTCCTTCTACATATTCTTGGAAGACTTTCCGTGAGACCAGAAGCAATGGTGCAATTTCCATTCCTGGTGGGGACGCTTCTACCGGAGGATTTGGGATTATCAGTGGCGCGAATATCGACGCTTGGTTCCAAACATATGGGATCGATCCTACAAAAGACTTAATCGTTTTTGCAAGTGGTAACGGAGATAATTACGGCGCCATCGGTCACCAACATTATATATCTAAGTATTGGGGAGTCGATAATACACATCTTGCTGTCCTGAACGGATCCATCAAGGGTCAGTTTCCTGAAGCAGAACTTGGTAACGACTCTGACGCATCTGTTCCTCCTCTGGACGGGACATTCTCGGTGAAACAACTCAAGAATGTGGACAACAGAGTTTTGGCTCTTAGCGTCCAAGACATCATCGATATCGCTAAGAACAACGGTCATCATAGCGTGGCTGGCGTTTCTCAGAACGTTTATATCGCGGACGTAAGAACCAAGAACAACAGCGACGATATAAGCACTTACACTTCCAGCGCGGGTTATCAGGAATTCTGGGGAGCGGAAAATGCCACCGGAACCACTAAGACCGGAGGCGGAGCGATCGCATTTGAAGGTCACTTGAAGGGAGCAGTATTCGTTCCACATTATAATTTTGTGGATAGAAGTACTTTGGACAATACGTACTCTTATGGCGCTTCTGCGGCTGGTACCTTTGCTACTCTCAAGTTCAAGAGCAAGGCTAGCGTTAAGGATATTTGGGACAATTACGGGACCAGTGGCGGTCCGAACGCAGGCGCATCCGCTTGGCAAGAAGGACAAACTGTTCTTCAATACTGCCGAACTAACACTCGAAGCCAAACCAGCGGTCTTACCACTGCTTTGATCCTGGGACGCCCTACCGCTTTCGTAGAGGACGGTTGGAGTATCTTCGGTCTCTTGGCAGGGGGATTTCCATCTGCAACGAATTTCAACGCCGACGTAACTTCGGGAGATGTGTATCCTTCCGTTCCTACTGAGTTTGCTCCGGATGTGCAGGGAGCCGTGGAATCGGGAGCTCGTAACTCCGGTGGTGCTCCTCACTACAACAGCGGGGTCAAGGAATCCACCGTGAATTATTTCAATATCAATTCAGGTGCGGTTACCACGAAAAAAGTTCTCGAGGATGATTGGAGCTACAAAAACCAATAG
- the rlmN gene encoding 23S rRNA (adenine(2503)-C(2))-methyltransferase RlmN, which produces MNEILETESNPSGKTPIKGHTLEELTELVQGLGEKSFRAKQIYNGLYVNRYENWDEFTTIGKDLKNKLEEKFSLSPLKVAKHLKSVDGTQKFTFEAVSGSGKEFESVWIPSGDGGRKTICISSQVGCTLNCKFCATAKLPYQGNLKAGEIIDQVLQVEKIVGDKATNIVFMGMGEPMHNYFNVMRAAKLLHDSDAVGLGAKRITISTSGVVNGIRRFIENREPYNLAISLNHPDPNGRKEIMDIEEKFSLPELLEAAVDYTKALKRRITFEYVMIPGVNMSPEDAKKLVKIARRMDCKINVIPLNTEFFGWRRPTRDEVDEFLRLLEPAGVPILNRRSPGKDINGACGMLAAKS; this is translated from the coding sequence ATGAACGAGATCTTGGAAACCGAGTCGAATCCTTCCGGAAAGACTCCTATTAAAGGGCATACTCTGGAAGAATTGACCGAGCTTGTACAAGGTCTCGGAGAAAAATCCTTTCGTGCTAAGCAGATCTACAACGGGCTGTATGTAAATCGTTATGAAAATTGGGACGAATTTACCACTATCGGCAAAGATCTGAAGAATAAACTAGAAGAGAAATTCTCTCTTTCTCCTCTCAAAGTCGCTAAGCATCTTAAGTCGGTAGATGGTACTCAAAAATTCACCTTCGAAGCTGTTTCCGGAAGCGGGAAGGAATTCGAATCCGTTTGGATCCCTTCCGGTGACGGAGGAAGAAAGACGATCTGCATTTCTTCTCAAGTCGGTTGTACCTTAAATTGTAAATTCTGCGCTACCGCTAAGTTGCCATACCAAGGGAATCTCAAAGCAGGAGAGATCATCGACCAGGTCCTTCAAGTGGAGAAGATCGTAGGGGACAAGGCTACGAATATCGTCTTTATGGGAATGGGGGAGCCGATGCATAACTATTTTAACGTTATGCGTGCTGCTAAGCTTCTTCACGATTCGGACGCAGTAGGCTTAGGTGCGAAGAGGATTACCATCTCCACATCCGGTGTGGTGAACGGCATTCGCAGATTTATAGAGAACAGAGAACCGTATAATCTCGCCATATCTCTCAATCATCCCGATCCGAACGGCCGCAAGGAGATCATGGACATCGAGGAGAAGTTCTCCTTGCCGGAACTGCTGGAAGCCGCCGTGGATTATACCAAGGCACTGAAACGCAGGATCACCTTCGAGTATGTGATGATCCCCGGAGTGAATATGAGTCCGGAAGATGCCAAGAAATTGGTAAAGATCGCTAGAAGAATGGATTGTAAGATCAATGTAATCCCCTTGAATACGGAGTTCTTTGGCTGGAGAAGACCGACCAGAGATGAAGTAGACGAGTTTCTAAGGCTTCTGGAGCCTGCAGGAGTTCCTATCTTGAACAGAAGGTCGCCAGGCAAAGATATCAATGGGGCCTGCGGGATGCTTGCCGCAAAAAGTTGA
- a CDS encoding ArnT family glycosyltransferase, giving the protein MNLVQEEKTNPFVKYSVWILLAIAILPLFLTFPLDVIDIDSSQYAEISREMTDSGNWLFIRDNGRRYLDKPILTFWKISSSFILFGQNNYAFRLPAILMTLASLWGVFAITKLHSGNTKRSWIAVLLYALSPGLYAMVVDPKIDVYVTPYIILVFAFYYLGTKKNSAYYYAMYLAMGLGFVTKGPIAVVIPGIGIGGDILFRRDWKRLLGMKIFPGAVLALLPPFLWSIPLYLEFNTYGPYFFLWVQSFGRFYIKMYDQKFDPFFFYSNFSWAFGVFILPFLALVINQVYRFFQDKSIKLIPGIRANEWKDKDFVPAFWLFLFLFLISFSKYQLPQYIYWCLPAGAIVGSGFFLRILENANELSSKIAKILIYLTSFGFVLVGLLFPVFVLDVNYGFYLWVAAYMGLGFLVWAYLRSDRLLGTLVVSVSFFFTLVSAYAYPLLISYQPSKEIGELIQEAEPKQDKFLMFGIPASKRSYAFYSKRLTRTLFDPEVLFEALHKDGERMILISEKFLPHFDKFTADRIDLDIFAEYPSYKVATPELGFFLKSKRDSLTSKVYFGKIRFKPGKENIPSNAKTE; this is encoded by the coding sequence ATGAATTTAGTGCAAGAAGAGAAGACGAATCCTTTCGTTAAATATTCGGTCTGGATCCTTTTGGCTATCGCAATCCTGCCCTTATTTTTGACTTTTCCTTTGGATGTGATCGATATCGATTCCTCTCAGTATGCGGAGATCTCTAGAGAGATGACCGATAGTGGGAATTGGCTTTTTATCCGGGACAATGGCAGAAGATATCTGGATAAACCGATCCTGACCTTCTGGAAGATCTCTTCTTCTTTTATTCTATTCGGTCAGAACAATTATGCGTTCCGTTTGCCTGCTATCCTAATGACTCTCGCTTCTCTTTGGGGAGTGTTTGCGATCACTAAGTTGCATTCCGGAAACACCAAGAGATCTTGGATCGCCGTTCTATTGTACGCTCTTTCTCCCGGATTGTATGCCATGGTTGTGGATCCTAAGATAGATGTGTATGTTACTCCTTATATCATTCTTGTATTCGCTTTTTATTATTTAGGTACGAAGAAGAACTCTGCCTATTACTATGCGATGTACTTGGCCATGGGACTCGGATTTGTGACCAAAGGGCCGATCGCAGTTGTGATCCCAGGAATCGGGATCGGGGGAGATATCCTTTTCCGTAGGGATTGGAAGAGACTTCTCGGAATGAAGATCTTTCCGGGAGCTGTCTTGGCGCTTCTTCCGCCTTTCTTATGGTCTATTCCTCTCTATTTGGAATTCAATACATACGGTCCGTACTTCTTCTTATGGGTGCAGTCTTTTGGTCGTTTTTATATCAAGATGTATGACCAGAAATTCGATCCGTTCTTCTTCTATTCCAATTTCTCTTGGGCATTCGGAGTTTTCATTCTGCCGTTCCTCGCCTTGGTGATCAATCAAGTCTATCGATTCTTCCAAGATAAGTCGATCAAGCTGATACCTGGTATTCGGGCAAATGAATGGAAGGATAAGGATTTCGTTCCTGCATTTTGGCTCTTTCTATTTTTGTTCCTGATCAGCTTCTCGAAATACCAATTGCCTCAGTACATTTATTGGTGCTTGCCTGCGGGAGCCATAGTCGGTTCCGGGTTCTTTCTCAGAATATTAGAAAATGCGAATGAGCTTTCTTCTAAGATCGCGAAAATCCTGATCTATCTGACCTCTTTCGGTTTCGTTCTGGTAGGACTTCTTTTTCCGGTGTTTGTTCTGGATGTAAACTACGGATTCTATCTATGGGTAGCTGCCTATATGGGCTTAGGTTTCTTAGTCTGGGCCTATTTGAGGTCGGATCGTTTGCTTGGGACTCTGGTGGTATCCGTATCCTTCTTCTTTACTTTGGTGAGCGCATATGCGTATCCTCTCCTTATTTCTTATCAACCCTCCAAAGAAATAGGTGAATTGATCCAAGAGGCGGAACCGAAGCAGGATAAATTCTTGATGTTCGGGATCCCGGCATCCAAGAGATCATACGCGTTCTATTCTAAGAGACTGACCCGTACTTTATTCGATCCTGAGGTTCTATTCGAAGCGCTGCACAAGGATGGGGAAAGAATGATCCTGATCTCGGAGAAGTTCTTGCCTCATTTTGACAAGTTTACTGCGGATCGGATCGATCTGGATATCTTTGCAGAATACCCCAGCTATAAGGTGGCGACTCCCGAGCTTGGTTTCTTTCTCAAGTCCAAGAGAGATTCTCTGACTTCAAAGGTGTATTTCGGAAAGATCCGGTTTAAACCAGGGAAGGAGAATATTCCTTCTAATGCAAAGACTGAGTAG
- a CDS encoding helix-turn-helix domain-containing protein, which translates to MPSIDPIERGLIQSIGSLVRKRRQELGLSLGKLAELSQVSRGMLSLVESGKAAPSIALLWKISRAIRLPLSSLMEFSKEEFPKIYRKEDSEENLLEGGNYKIRPLLHEETRFQVRLFEIRLLSGVAKTFITKTQSKQRQNFLLQSGSLRLKVGGKWFDLQEGDTMTFLGKDLQELANLGEDDSFLLWSSSLSDD; encoded by the coding sequence ATGCCGAGTATCGATCCGATCGAGAGAGGGCTGATCCAATCCATTGGTAGTTTGGTTCGAAAAAGAAGACAGGAACTTGGCCTTTCTTTAGGAAAATTGGCCGAGTTGTCCCAAGTGAGCCGAGGAATGCTGAGTTTGGTGGAATCCGGAAAGGCAGCGCCTTCTATCGCGCTCTTATGGAAAATTTCCAGAGCCATTCGTTTGCCTCTTTCCAGCCTGATGGAATTTTCCAAGGAAGAATTTCCTAAGATCTATCGAAAAGAAGACTCGGAGGAAAATCTATTAGAAGGCGGGAACTATAAGATCCGTCCTCTCTTGCATGAAGAAACCAGATTTCAGGTCCGATTGTTCGAGATCCGTCTCCTTTCCGGAGTAGCAAAGACCTTTATTACAAAAACCCAATCTAAGCAGAGGCAAAATTTTCTTCTTCAATCAGGAAGTCTGAGACTGAAGGTAGGGGGCAAATGGTTCGATTTGCAAGAAGGAGATACCATGACCTTTTTGGGCAAGGACTTGCAAGAACTTGCGAACCTGGGAGAAGACGATTCTTTCTTGCTTTGGTCCTCTTCTCTTTCCGACGATTGA